The following proteins come from a genomic window of Terribacillus aidingensis:
- a CDS encoding VanZ family protein, whose product MLTYVAPAIFLAFVYLLSIIPFHQTVGITKKQHLLMASFAIYVIAVICLTFFPLPVDQNLIEENQQLETSYRWNTSPLTSIMQIWHTTQIDGFGYGLALKNLGGNILLFVPLGFYLPLLIRRTRSFFIVVLCGLVFSTAIESTQGLLNYFVGYNYRSVDIDDIILNVLGAMLGYAFYWIALRPLLKRGKL is encoded by the coding sequence ATGTTAACTTACGTAGCGCCGGCTATCTTCCTGGCGTTTGTCTATTTACTGTCTATTATTCCGTTTCACCAGACGGTTGGTATTACCAAGAAACAACATTTATTGATGGCATCCTTCGCTATCTATGTGATCGCTGTCATTTGTCTGACATTCTTCCCATTGCCTGTGGATCAGAATCTTATCGAAGAAAATCAGCAGCTGGAAACAAGCTACCGCTGGAATACGTCGCCGCTAACGTCCATTATGCAAATCTGGCATACAACGCAAATCGATGGCTTCGGATATGGACTAGCCCTTAAAAATCTAGGGGGAAATATCCTCTTATTTGTGCCGCTCGGCTTTTATTTGCCTTTGCTCATTCGCAGAACCAGGTCTTTCTTTATCGTTGTTCTGTGCGGGCTTGTATTCAGTACAGCAATTGAGTCGACACAAGGATTGCTGAATTATTTTGTAGGCTATAATTATCGCTCTGTCGATATCGATGACATTATCTTGAATGTATTGGGAGCTATGCTTGGATATGCATTTTATTGGATTGCTCTGCGTCCGTTATTAAAAAGGGGCAAGCTGTAA
- a CDS encoding MFS transporter, which yields MFTILKQRNYGLLFSGRIISNIGDSIYFIAAMWLVYDLSDSTFYSGLAGALTQIPNLLQFLIGPLVDRWQIRSTLMWTQALQAVLILLIPLAAWLDFLSVTLLLVIMPILTFINAFAYPTETKALPIVLKKEELPAGNALFSFAYQGVDLIFNAIAGVMIAVFGATLLFIIDSFAFCIAFLLFSFLRIPHHRAQTSEADNTRSVFSTYITELKEGLKILFTTILAAALFGAVLCNLAIGAAMAVMPAFADERQGAAVYGLYLAAMSCGALIGALLASTFSKLPIGKATICSMFLASGIWAAAAFIPWTWLSVILYGLAWIPVGCINVTFAILLQTLVPVSMIGRVTSASASFVTIAMPIGSLAGGYAATFIPLSWVFCTAGSGLALLSVTWLLYPKLRKLGPLASLSPELLGFKDYTQQETS from the coding sequence ATGTTCACTATACTGAAACAGCGTAACTATGGCTTGCTTTTCTCGGGGCGAATTATAAGCAATATTGGAGACAGCATTTATTTCATAGCGGCCATGTGGCTCGTTTATGATCTGAGCGACAGCACATTTTATTCAGGTCTGGCAGGAGCCTTGACACAAATCCCGAACCTACTGCAATTCCTGATTGGGCCACTGGTTGATCGATGGCAAATTCGCAGCACGCTGATGTGGACACAAGCACTGCAAGCCGTGCTTATACTGCTGATTCCACTTGCAGCTTGGCTGGACTTTCTGTCTGTTACACTGCTGCTCGTCATCATGCCGATTCTGACCTTTATTAACGCATTTGCATATCCGACAGAAACAAAAGCATTGCCAATCGTTCTGAAAAAAGAAGAACTCCCTGCTGGTAATGCACTATTCTCCTTTGCTTACCAAGGTGTCGATCTCATCTTTAATGCCATCGCAGGCGTAATGATTGCTGTCTTTGGAGCAACACTACTATTCATCATCGATTCTTTTGCCTTCTGTATTGCTTTCCTTTTATTCAGCTTCCTTAGAATCCCACACCATAGAGCGCAAACCAGTGAAGCCGATAATACGCGTTCTGTCTTCAGCACTTACATCACTGAACTTAAAGAAGGACTTAAGATACTTTTTACAACCATTTTAGCTGCTGCACTCTTTGGAGCAGTACTATGCAATCTGGCAATTGGTGCCGCCATGGCGGTCATGCCTGCTTTTGCAGATGAGCGACAAGGAGCTGCCGTATATGGTTTATATTTGGCCGCTATGTCTTGCGGGGCTTTAATAGGCGCGCTATTAGCTTCTACCTTCAGCAAATTACCCATCGGTAAAGCAACAATATGTTCCATGTTTCTGGCTTCTGGAATCTGGGCAGCAGCTGCCTTCATTCCATGGACTTGGTTGAGTGTGATTCTTTACGGACTCGCTTGGATACCAGTCGGCTGTATCAACGTCACTTTCGCAATATTGTTACAAACTTTGGTTCCAGTTTCCATGATCGGCAGGGTGACAAGCGCAAGTGCAAGTTTCGTTACAATTGCAATGCCGATCGGTTCATTGGCAGGCGGATATGCAGCCACATTTATTCCTTTGTCTTGGGTCTTTTGCACTGCGGGCAGCGGCCTTGCCTTGCTTTCTGTAACGTGGCTTCTATATCCAAAATTGCGCAAATTGGGACCCCTCGCCTCCTTGTCACCGGAACTGCTTGGATTCAAGGATTATACCCAGCAGGAAACAAGCTGA
- a CDS encoding winged helix-turn-helix domain-containing protein, whose product MKQAMALTTFEQLKAISDPLRAEMIMKLVETSYTGQQLAVLLETSRPKIHYHLKELEKNGLIEVIRTEEKNGIVQKFYRAAARGFFPSEDLLPYAEELSESTRQLYVQMTNKTKSAILTAPESSFAKAAGSTDPKDWDKVGSIWEISATEADFQEFIQGLFGLMEKLREKSEAAEYDSNGKLYHFSAYGFEIDTPSFDQVEMEEED is encoded by the coding sequence ATGAAACAAGCTATGGCATTAACAACCTTTGAACAGTTAAAAGCAATCAGTGACCCGCTGCGTGCAGAGATGATCATGAAGTTAGTTGAAACATCTTATACCGGACAGCAGCTTGCTGTCTTGCTGGAAACGAGCAGACCGAAGATTCATTATCATTTGAAAGAGTTGGAGAAAAACGGCTTGATCGAAGTGATTCGGACTGAAGAAAAAAATGGTATTGTACAGAAATTCTATCGAGCTGCGGCCAGAGGCTTTTTCCCATCAGAAGATCTACTGCCTTACGCGGAAGAACTCAGTGAATCGACAAGACAGCTATATGTACAAATGACAAATAAGACAAAATCAGCGATCCTTACTGCACCAGAATCATCCTTTGCAAAAGCAGCCGGTTCCACTGATCCGAAAGATTGGGATAAAGTCGGAAGTATATGGGAAATCAGCGCCACTGAAGCAGATTTTCAGGAGTTTATTCAGGGTTTATTCGGTTTGATGGAGAAGCTGCGAGAAAAAAGTGAGGCAGCTGAATATGATTCCAATGGTAAGCTGTATCATTTTTCCGCTTATGGTTTTGAAATCGACACACCATCATTTGATCAAGTAGAGATGGAAGAGGAGGATTAA
- the ribE gene encoding riboflavin synthase, with product MFTGIIQEVGSIIDVKRQDKAMQLTIASEKLTTDMHVGDSISVNGVCLTVTSFTPSYFQADVMPETFHYSSLSNLQSSDQVNLEPALQPNGRLGGHFVSGHVDTTGSILSIRDESNARYIDIAVTKGLQYLMSKGSISVDGVSLTVFEVREDTFTISLIPETRKATILGEKKAGDLVNLEFDQLAKYMERLLEHRKSPQSAGITEETLAQHGFMD from the coding sequence GTGTTTACTGGAATCATTCAGGAAGTAGGCAGCATTATTGATGTGAAAAGACAGGATAAGGCGATGCAGCTCACAATTGCCAGTGAAAAGCTGACAACAGATATGCACGTTGGGGACAGTATCTCCGTTAACGGTGTCTGTCTTACAGTTACTAGTTTCACCCCGTCTTATTTTCAGGCAGATGTGATGCCGGAAACGTTCCATTACAGTTCTTTGTCCAATTTGCAAAGTTCCGATCAAGTGAATCTGGAACCTGCTTTGCAGCCTAATGGAAGACTGGGAGGCCATTTTGTGAGTGGTCATGTAGATACAACAGGATCTATCCTATCCATTCGAGATGAGTCAAATGCTCGTTACATTGACATTGCTGTAACAAAAGGCCTGCAGTATTTGATGTCCAAAGGTTCAATTTCAGTTGATGGTGTGTCATTGACGGTGTTTGAAGTCCGGGAAGATACATTTACTATTTCGCTTATTCCGGAGACGAGGAAAGCGACAATCTTAGGCGAAAAGAAAGCTGGCGATCTAGTCAATCTCGAATTTGACCAGCTTGCTAAATACATGGAACGGTTGCTGGAGCATCGAAAAAGTCCACAGTCTGCAGGCATTACGGAAGAGACGTTAGCGCAGCACGGATTCATGGATTAG
- the ribE gene encoding 6,7-dimethyl-8-ribityllumazine synthase, with translation MVNVLEGNVVGSDLKIGIVVGRFNEFITSKLLSGAIDTLKRHGVDEAKVDVAWVPGAFEIPLVAEKLAESKKYDAVITLGTVIKGSTPHFDYVSNEVAKGVASAASKAGIPIIFGVLTTNTIEQAIERAGTKAGNKGAEAAVSAIEMANLLKQI, from the coding sequence ATGGTTAACGTACTAGAAGGAAATGTAGTAGGATCAGATTTGAAAATTGGAATTGTTGTAGGAAGATTTAATGAGTTCATTACGAGCAAACTGTTGAGCGGCGCAATTGATACGTTAAAGCGTCACGGTGTCGATGAAGCAAAAGTGGATGTTGCATGGGTACCTGGAGCATTTGAAATCCCCCTTGTAGCTGAGAAACTTGCTGAAAGCAAAAAATACGATGCTGTGATTACATTAGGCACAGTTATCAAAGGCTCTACACCGCATTTCGATTATGTGAGCAATGAAGTGGCAAAAGGAGTAGCGAGTGCTGCCAGTAAGGCTGGTATCCCGATTATCTTTGGTGTACTGACAACTAATACAATTGAACAAGCTATTGAGCGTGCAGGTACGAAAGCAGGCAATAAAGGCGCAGAAGCAGCTGTTTCTGCAATCGAGATGGCCAATTTACTAAAACAGATCTAA
- a CDS encoding DNA topology modulation protein FlaR, translating to MKTHYELRDDGNETKLPCKIHIIGSVGSGKTTLAKELSNILSADHHELDNVVWKRSSAGDRRRSDKEKREILKSIIDSRAWIIEGVHTDEWIEDSLVKAELIILLNPAYRIRNSRIIKRFLRQKVKLETSNYTPSFHIFLKMFKWNRYFERTTKPFIFESFLTYGHKMIIVENKLDVIEYLTFLKSKSEAG from the coding sequence ATGAAAACACACTATGAATTAAGAGATGATGGGAACGAAACCAAATTACCTTGTAAAATACATATCATTGGTTCTGTCGGCAGCGGGAAGACGACTCTAGCTAAGGAGTTGTCGAATATCCTGAGTGCTGACCATCACGAACTGGATAACGTTGTTTGGAAGCGATCCTCGGCAGGAGACAGACGCCGTTCTGACAAGGAGAAGCGGGAGATCCTGAAAAGTATTATTGATTCTCGTGCCTGGATCATCGAGGGTGTCCATACAGATGAGTGGATAGAAGACAGCCTTGTAAAAGCAGAATTAATTATCTTGCTGAATCCGGCATATCGGATAAGAAATAGCCGGATAATCAAACGTTTCCTGCGTCAAAAAGTGAAATTGGAGACATCTAATTACACACCTTCCTTTCATATCTTCCTAAAGATGTTCAAATGGAATCGTTATTTTGAGCGTACGACTAAGCCATTTATCTTTGAGAGTTTTCTTACATACGGTCACAAGATGATTATTGTAGAGAACAAATTGGATGTGATAGAGTACTTGACCTTTTTAAAAAGCAAATCTGAAGCAGGTTAA
- a CDS encoding PadR family transcriptional regulator, whose protein sequence is MDSIILRLLMDGDKYGYQISKDIAAWTHEAFQIKEATLYAVFQRLERRELIESYQGEKSHGGKRKYYTITTLGKAYFHEAAKEWKEAKQLIDVFMEGV, encoded by the coding sequence TTGGATTCCATTATCCTGCGTTTGCTGATGGATGGGGATAAGTATGGTTACCAGATATCGAAAGACATAGCAGCTTGGACGCACGAAGCATTTCAAATTAAGGAAGCAACACTTTATGCAGTCTTTCAGCGACTGGAACGACGAGAATTAATCGAGTCTTATCAGGGAGAAAAGTCACATGGAGGCAAGCGGAAATATTATACGATTACGACGCTTGGGAAGGCTTACTTTCATGAAGCAGCGAAAGAGTGGAAAGAAGCGAAACAATTAATCGATGTATTTATGGAGGGTGTTTGA
- a CDS encoding permease prefix domain 1-containing protein, translated as MQKINMYVEEQFADLPETEQVVNLKEEIKDSMEEKAADFILEGKSEEDAVNKAIVDFGNLAEIKREFQLQHAPQKTPDKKKKKEDMSTLNLGFSICGSLLIIALLVFVNLYYTPYEVWFVYPTFAILWWPVSMTFVWMKARKRKVMQR; from the coding sequence ATGCAGAAGATCAATATGTATGTGGAAGAGCAATTTGCAGATCTGCCGGAGACAGAACAGGTAGTGAACTTGAAGGAGGAAATAAAGGATTCGATGGAAGAGAAGGCTGCAGATTTCATCCTGGAGGGGAAATCGGAAGAAGATGCCGTTAATAAGGCAATTGTCGACTTCGGGAATTTGGCGGAAATAAAGAGGGAATTCCAGCTGCAGCATGCACCGCAGAAAACACCAGATAAAAAGAAGAAAAAAGAAGATATGAGCACGTTGAATCTCGGGTTCTCTATATGCGGAAGTTTATTGATTATCGCACTGCTCGTTTTTGTGAATTTGTACTATACACCATATGAGGTTTGGTTTGTCTACCCGACATTCGCTATTCTTTGGTGGCCGGTGAGTATGACCTTCGTCTGGATGAAGGCTAGGAAAAGGAAGGTGATGCAGCGGTGA
- a CDS encoding SDR family oxidoreductase, with protein MKPTALITGASSGIGYHIAKWFAKAGYDLIIVARSKDKLLSLQTELQDSNVTVIPHDLSVPNSAYELYQKIRDEGKTVEVLVNNAGFGLSGKFEDTSFETQQKLLHLNMVSLANLTRLFIDDIIHSPFKNVPNGILNISSMAAFLPGPYMAAYHASKAFVQRYSEALAEELKDSGVTVTALCPGPTQTEFFKRAGNDKIMSSFRDAPEDVAREGFLGFIKGKRVVFPSANIHAAVLLMKFMPSSLLSKITKKMYSR; from the coding sequence ATGAAACCAACTGCTCTAATTACAGGAGCTTCCAGCGGAATCGGTTACCATATAGCTAAATGGTTCGCCAAGGCGGGCTATGATCTTATCATCGTAGCGCGTTCCAAGGACAAACTCCTTTCCCTGCAAACAGAACTGCAAGATTCGAATGTGACTGTCATTCCTCATGATTTGTCCGTACCTAACAGTGCATATGAACTGTACCAAAAGATTCGTGATGAAGGAAAAACAGTAGAAGTGCTTGTGAATAATGCCGGCTTTGGGCTTAGCGGCAAATTCGAGGATACGAGCTTTGAGACCCAGCAAAAACTGCTGCATCTGAATATGGTTTCATTGGCAAACCTGACTCGTCTGTTCATCGATGATATCATTCACTCTCCATTCAAGAATGTACCGAATGGCATTTTGAATATTTCCAGTATGGCTGCCTTCCTGCCTGGCCCATATATGGCTGCATATCATGCATCCAAAGCATTCGTTCAGCGGTATTCGGAAGCACTTGCCGAGGAATTGAAAGACAGTGGTGTAACAGTTACGGCACTTTGCCCTGGTCCTACGCAGACCGAATTCTTTAAACGTGCCGGCAATGACAAAATCATGTCTTCTTTCCGGGATGCACCCGAGGATGTGGCACGAGAAGGTTTTCTTGGTTTTATAAAAGGCAAACGGGTCGTCTTCCCATCAGCGAACATTCACGCAGCCGTTTTGCTCATGAAGTTCATGCCAAGCAGTCTGCTCAGCAAAATAACCAAGAAAATGTATTCAAGATAA
- a CDS encoding glutathione peroxidase: MTVYDYSAVTIDGKEVSLKDYAGKVLVIVNTASKCGFAPQLEQLQELYKDYQDNGLVILGFPCNQFMNQEPGSSEQIAAVCQRNYGVSFPMFDKVKVNGPDAHPLYKHLTSQAGGLFSKSIKWNFTKFLVDADGNVVERFAPQTSPMDMKPAIEKLLMQPSS, encoded by the coding sequence ATGACGGTCTACGATTATTCTGCTGTTACGATAGATGGAAAAGAAGTCAGTTTAAAGGATTACGCTGGCAAGGTGCTCGTCATCGTGAATACCGCAAGCAAATGCGGTTTTGCACCTCAGTTGGAACAGCTTCAAGAATTATATAAAGATTATCAGGACAATGGTCTCGTGATATTAGGTTTCCCATGCAACCAATTTATGAACCAGGAACCCGGCAGCAGTGAACAAATTGCCGCTGTATGTCAGCGAAACTACGGCGTAAGCTTTCCGATGTTCGATAAGGTAAAGGTGAATGGACCAGATGCCCACCCACTTTATAAGCATTTGACCAGCCAGGCCGGCGGACTATTCTCCAAGAGTATCAAATGGAACTTCACAAAGTTTCTCGTAGATGCTGATGGAAATGTCGTCGAGCGATTTGCGCCGCAGACCAGTCCGATGGATATGAAGCCTGCAATCGAAAAACTGCTCATGCAGCCTAGCAGTTGA
- a CDS encoding VOC family protein, with protein sequence MEFFLKRFDHVQLACPSGSEEQAREFFVEVFGFEEIEKPANLRARGGVWFNCNDIIVHMGVEEPFSPARKAHPAFEVEGLLSLRRHLDEHHVDFIDDADLPGADRIYVNDPFGNRLEFLEWH encoded by the coding sequence ATGGAGTTTTTCCTAAAGCGATTTGATCATGTCCAGCTTGCTTGTCCAAGCGGCAGCGAAGAGCAAGCAAGGGAGTTTTTTGTGGAGGTCTTCGGGTTTGAAGAAATTGAAAAACCAGCTAACTTGCGAGCAAGAGGCGGTGTTTGGTTCAATTGCAACGATATTATTGTTCATATGGGTGTAGAAGAACCTTTTTCACCAGCACGAAAAGCCCATCCTGCTTTTGAAGTAGAGGGGCTGCTGTCTCTCAGACGTCATCTGGATGAACACCATGTGGATTTTATCGATGATGCTGACTTGCCAGGTGCTGATCGAATTTATGTGAATGACCCTTTCGGAAACAGATTGGAATTTTTGGAATGGCATTAA
- a CDS encoding rhodanese-related sulfurtransferase, translated as MSDYRVLLYYNYVDIEDPEAFAKEHLKECKELGLKGRILVAKEGINGTCSGTIEQTQAYMDMMHAKPGFEDMVFKIDEADGHAFKKMHVRHRPELVTLRLEDDIDPREVTGNYLSPKEFYEAMQDENTVVLDARNDYEYDLGHFRGAIRPDIETFRDLPNWVRENKDILEGKRVLTYCTGGIRCEKFSGWLVREGFEDVGQLHGGIATYGKDPEVQGKLWDGRMYVFDTRISVPINQTEHVIVAKDYFDGQPCERYVNCADPSCNRQIICSEENEHKYLRGCSDSCRRSPRNMYVAEHGLTEEEVEARLAKLENETVAN; from the coding sequence ATGAGTGATTATCGAGTATTACTGTATTACAACTATGTAGATATTGAAGATCCCGAAGCTTTCGCCAAAGAACATCTGAAGGAATGTAAGGAACTAGGTCTTAAAGGCCGCATCCTTGTAGCTAAAGAAGGTATCAATGGTACTTGCTCTGGAACGATTGAACAAACACAAGCATATATGGATATGATGCACGCGAAACCAGGTTTTGAAGATATGGTCTTCAAAATCGACGAAGCGGATGGACATGCTTTCAAGAAAATGCATGTACGCCATCGCCCTGAATTGGTGACGCTGCGTCTTGAAGATGATATAGATCCTCGTGAGGTGACAGGTAATTACCTATCTCCTAAAGAATTTTACGAAGCGATGCAAGACGAGAACACTGTCGTTCTAGATGCACGGAATGATTATGAATATGATCTTGGTCACTTCCGCGGTGCAATCCGTCCTGATATAGAAACATTCCGTGACCTTCCAAACTGGGTCCGCGAAAACAAAGATATCTTAGAAGGCAAACGCGTTTTGACTTACTGCACAGGCGGTATCCGCTGTGAGAAGTTCTCCGGCTGGCTCGTGCGCGAAGGTTTTGAGGATGTCGGTCAATTACATGGCGGTATTGCCACTTACGGAAAAGATCCTGAAGTACAAGGCAAGCTTTGGGACGGTCGTATGTACGTATTCGATACCCGCATTTCCGTGCCGATCAACCAAACAGAACACGTTATCGTTGCCAAAGATTATTTCGATGGACAGCCTTGTGAACGTTATGTTAATTGTGCAGATCCTTCCTGCAACCGCCAGATTATCTGCTCTGAAGAAAATGAGCACAAATATCTTCGCGGCTGCTCCGACAGCTGCCGCCGTTCTCCTCGTAATATGTACGTTGCAGAACACGGCTTGACTGAAGAAGAAGTGGAAGCTCGCCTAGCGAAATTAGAAAACGAAACAGTAGCAAACTAA
- the corA gene encoding magnesium/cobalt transporter CorA: protein MIKTYLYDHHNDMMHTNISLKDSNRHLEDPDNLLWIDAYDVQSHELHELAGIFDFHPLAIEDCLHDSPRAKVDDYDAYKFFVFHALRYNEESDNEITTLELNVFLGPNYVVTIHKHKLRWLGQMDAICSRSSRYMNQGSDFLLYALADGITDEYFPVLDRIGIRIEELEDEMYSEGVKEVTEEFLALKRTIILIRRVILPQRRIFLNVNGKWKFDIKEENVPFYTDLIDHLERIVDSTETFRDLVNSALDTYYSIISAKSTEKLNVLTIISTVMLPLTFVTGFFGMNLPIPFADSPWTTAGVSVLLVLITFGMWHYFKNKLF, encoded by the coding sequence ATGATTAAGACGTATCTTTATGATCATCATAATGACATGATGCATACAAATATTTCTTTGAAAGACAGTAATCGTCATTTGGAGGATCCTGACAATCTGCTGTGGATCGATGCCTATGATGTACAGTCTCACGAACTGCATGAACTTGCCGGGATATTCGATTTCCATCCGTTGGCAATTGAAGACTGCCTTCATGACAGCCCCCGCGCTAAGGTAGATGATTATGATGCATACAAATTTTTCGTCTTCCATGCCCTGCGTTACAACGAGGAAAGTGATAATGAAATCACGACGCTCGAACTGAATGTTTTCCTGGGACCGAATTATGTCGTGACCATCCACAAGCATAAGCTTCGCTGGCTCGGCCAGATGGATGCTATCTGTTCCCGTTCTTCCCGATACATGAATCAAGGATCTGACTTCCTTCTCTATGCACTCGCTGACGGCATCACGGATGAATACTTCCCTGTCTTGGACCGTATCGGAATCCGGATCGAGGAACTGGAAGATGAAATGTATAGTGAAGGCGTGAAAGAAGTAACGGAGGAATTCCTTGCCCTAAAACGGACGATCATCCTGATCAGAAGGGTGATTCTGCCGCAGCGGCGCATTTTCCTGAATGTGAATGGCAAGTGGAAATTCGATATCAAAGAAGAAAATGTGCCCTTCTATACCGATCTTATTGATCACCTGGAACGTATTGTTGACTCTACCGAAACCTTCCGTGATTTGGTAAACAGTGCCCTGGATACGTATTATTCCATCATCAGTGCCAAATCAACGGAGAAGCTGAATGTCTTGACGATTATCTCGACAGTCATGCTTCCGCTTACGTTCGTTACTGGGTTCTTCGGGATGAATTTGCCGATACCCTTTGCAGACAGTCCCTGGACGACAGCTGGCGTAAGCGTACTACTTGTACTGATCACTTTCGGCATGTGGCATTATTTCAAGAACAAGCTATTTTAA
- a CDS encoding cold shock domain-containing protein yields the protein MTGKVKWFNADKGFGFIEREDGDDVFVHFSAIQSEGFKTLDEGQEVEFEIVEGNRGPQAANVTRL from the coding sequence ATGACTGGAAAAGTAAAATGGTTTAACGCAGACAAAGGTTTTGGTTTCATCGAAAGAGAGGACGGAGACGACGTATTCGTACACTTCTCTGCTATCCAATCTGAAGGTTTCAAAACTCTTGACGAAGGTCAAGAAGTTGAATTCGAAATCGTTGAAGGCAACCGCGGCCCACAAGCTGCTAACGTAACTCGTCTGTAA